In one Brassica oleracea var. oleracea cultivar TO1000 chromosome C9, BOL, whole genome shotgun sequence genomic region, the following are encoded:
- the LOC106317431 gene encoding uncharacterized protein LOC106317431, with protein sequence MYVYFMLLVCKIFLNNFKGYKLKKDQSMALMMKNNPYEYTKMEKEDAQDLSHTRAQFLIQKVLERADQKTRQQQRRKRSSGPLIMIRVAGLRMRVGKKLRKLRKNNTCVCTTLISRFLKLFKRFWSSSPSSPTISDLSPLFSLQD encoded by the coding sequence ATGTATGTGTACTTCATGTTATTAGTTTGTAAAATCTTTCTAAATAACTTCAAAGGATACAAACTCAAAAAGGACCAATCAATGGCATTAATGATGAAGAATAATCCATACGAGTACACAAAGATGGAGAAAGAAGATGCCCAAGATTTGAGTCACACAAGAGCTCAATTTCTAATCCAGAAGGTTCTGGAACGGGCAGACCAGAAGACAAGACAGCAGCAACGGAGGAAGAGATCATCTGGACCGTTGATTATGATCAGAGTAGCTGGGTTAAGAATGAGAGTTGGTAAGAAACTAAGAAAGCTGAGGAAGAACAATACTTGTGTTTGCACCACTCTTATCTCTCGTTTCCTCAAACTGTTTAAACGATTTTGGTCATCTTCTCCTTCTTCTCCAACAATCTCTGATCTTTCTCCTTTATTCTCTCTTCAAGATTGA
- the LOC106313777 gene encoding calcium-dependent protein kinase 22-like: protein MGCCGSKSLPASDLVTEREPAGTILGKPLVKFKKLFKLREELGKGGFATTYMCQEISTGRSFACKSIPKRNLTSQEAVKTEIEIMENLSGVSNIVQFHASYEDENFVHIVMELCRGGELFDRIDALVKSHRYYTEKDAAGIFKSIVNAVQICHSMNVIHRDVKPENFLFSSDDEESSKLKAIDFGCSVYIKEGVELKEKVGSLYYTAPEVLREESYGKEIDIWSAGVILYILLSGSPPFGNDDEIKKGIIGFDSQPWPCISVGAKDLIKRMLNKNQKERISAENILEHPWILSEAPDKPIDGVVLSRLKQFRAMNKLKKLALKVIAEGLSEEEIRSLKTMFESMDTDKSGSITYEELKTGLNRLGSKLPEAEVKQLMEAADVDGNGTIDYTEFITATMHRHRLERDEHLHKAFLHFDKDNSGYITKDELDIAMKEHGMGDEACVKEIISEVDKDNDGRINYEEFCAMMRSGNLQS from the exons ATGGGTTGTTGCGGCAGTAAAAGTCTACCAGCATCTGATCTCGTCACTGAACGAGAGCCTGCAGGGACCATACTGGGGAAGCCATTAGTAAAGTTCAAAAAGCTGTTCAAACTCCGTGAAGAACTAGGCAAAGGTGGGTTTGCCACAACCTACATGTGCCAAGAGATCTCCACAGGCCGTAGTTTCGCCTGCAAATCCATCCCCAAGAGGAACCTCACCAGCCAAGAAGCCGTGAAGACAGAGATTGAGATAATGGAAAACCTTTCAGGAGTATCCAACATCGTGCAGTTTCATGCTTCTTACGAGGACGAGAACTTTGTACACATCGTGATGGAGCTTTGTCGTGGTGGTGAGTTATTCGACAGGATCGATGCTTTGGTCAAGTCTCATAGATATTACACTGAGAAAGATGCTGCTGGAATTTTTAAGTCGATTGTGAACGCTGTCCAGATTTGTCATTCGATGAATGTGATTCACAGGGATGTTAAGCCAGAGAACTTCTTGTTCTCTAGTGATGATGAAGAGAGTTCTAAGCTCAAGGCCATCGACTTTGGTTGTTCTGTTTACATCAAAGAAG GAGTAGAATTGAAGGAGAAAGTAGGCAGTCTTTACTACACTGCTCCTGAAGTGTTGAGAGAGGAAAGCTATGGGAAAGAGATCGACATTTGGAGTGCAGGTGTTATATTGTATATCTTACTCAGTGGCAGCCCTCCATTTGGAAATG ATGATGAGATTAAGAAAGGAATAATTGGTTTTGATAGCCAACCTTGGCCTTGTATATCTGTGGGTGCAAAAGACCTTATCAAGAGGATGCTCAACAAAAACCAAAAGGAACGAATCTCTGCTGAAAATATTCTTG AACATCCTTGGATCTTGAGTGAAGCTCCTGATAAGCCTATTGATGGCGTTGTTTTGTCTCGTTTGAAGCAATTCCGAGCTATGAACAAGCTTAAGAAGCTAGCTCTCAAG GTTATAGCAGAGGGTCTATCAGAAGAGGAAATCAGAAGTCTTAAAACCATGTTTGAGAGTATGGATACCGACAAAAGCGGGTCAATCACCTATGAAGAACTCAAAACTGGGCTGAACAGACTTGGTTCTAAACTCCCTGAAGCTGAAGTTAAACAACTCATGGAAGCC GCTGATGTGGATGGTAATGGAACAATAGATTACACGGAGTTCATCACAGCGACGATGCATAGACACAGATTGGAACGTGATGAACATTTGCACAAAGCATTCCTACACTTTGATAAAGACAACAGTGG GTACATAACCAAGGATGAGTTGGATATAGCCATGAAGGAGCATGGCATGGGAGATGAAGCTTGTGTCAAAGAAATTATATCAGAAGTTGATAAAGATAAT GACGGAAGAATAAACTATGAGGAGTTTTGTGCTATGATGAGAAGTGGTAACTTGCAGTCATAA
- the LOC106318909 gene encoding ATP synthase gamma chain 1, chloroplastic, translating to MACTNLTTMWGVSSNPSLSDSSSLSFRSVLNPLPLPNHNTSPSRSSSVAPIQSSLRELRDRIDSVKNTQKITEAMKLVAAAKVRRAQEAVVNGRPFSETLVEVLYNINEQLQTDDIDVPLTKIRPVKKVALVVVTGDRGLCGGFNNFIIKKSEARIKELQGLGLDYTVISVGKKGNSYFLRRPYIPVDKYLEAGTLPTAKEAQAVADDVFSLFISEEVDKVELLYTKFVSLVKSEPVIHTLLPLSPKGEICDINGNCVDAAEDELFRLTTKEGKLTVERETFRTPTADFSPILQFEQDPVQILDALLPLYLNSQILRALQESLASELAARMSAMSSASDNASDLKKSLSMVYNRKRQAKITGEILEIVAGANAQV from the coding sequence ATGGCTTGCACTAATCTAACAACAATGTGGGGTGTTTCATCAAACCCATCTCTTTCCGACTCCTCCTCCTTGTCCTTCCGTTCCGTTCTCAACCCACTTCCTCTCCCAAACCACAACACCTCCCCTTCAAGATCCTCCTCCGTTGCTCCAATCCAATCCTCCCTCCGTGAGCTCAGAGACCGAATCGACTCAGTCAAAAACACTCAGAAGATCACCGAAGCCATGAAGCTCGTCGCCGCAGCAAAAGTCAGGAGAGCTCAAGAAGCTGTCGTCAACGGACGACCCTTCTCCGAAACCCTAGTCGAAGTTCTCTACAACATCAACGAACAGCTTCAAACCGATGACATCGATGTGCCCTTAACCAAGATCAGACCGGTTAAGAAAGTGGCCCTCGTCGTCGTAACCGGAGACCGTGGACTATGCGGTGGGTTCAATAACTTCATCATCAAGAAATCAGAGGCGAGGATCAAGGAGCTTCAAGGGTTAGGTCTTGACTACACCGTCATTAGCGTGGGAAAGAAGGGAAACTCGTACTTCCTCCGCCGTCCGTACATCCCCGTCGACAAGTACCTCGAGGCCGGAACCTTACCGACGGCGAAAGAGGCTCAAGCCGTTGCTGATGATGTCTTCTCTCTGTTTATAAGCGAGGAGGTCGACAAGGTCGAGCTCTTGTACACGAAGTTCGTGTCTTTGGTCAAATCGGAACCCGTGATCCACACGCTACTGCCTTTATCTCCCAAAGGAGAGATCTGCGACATTAACGGGAACTGCGTGGACGCTGCTGAAGACGAGCTCTTCAGGTTAACGACCAAAGAAGGGAAGCTGACGGTCGAGAGAGAGACTTTTCGGACACCGACCGCTGATTTCTCGCCGATCTTGCAGTTCGAGCAAGACCCTGTTCAGATTCTTGACGCTCTGTTGCCTTTGTATCTGAACAGTCAGATTCTTAGGGCGTTGCAGGAGTCGTTGGCGAGTGAGCTCGCGGCTAGGATGAGTGCGATGAGTAGTGCTTCGGATAATGCGTCGGATCTTAAGAAATCGCTTTCGATGGTTTATAATAGAAAACGTCAGGCTAAAATTACTGGTGAGATTCTTGAGATTGTTGCTGGAGCTAATGCACAGGTTTGA
- the LOC106316019 gene encoding uncharacterized protein LOC106316019, with translation MDSRAKRSQSSSRKAPAMRLEGEDEFQEEDVWSVLREAKTPGHEIKVPKSHFTSPSSPTSFTSSPWNIHRSKEVSGEKQSSAPMNVPDWSKVYGNAKSKERTIHNLHSRDEDDDDGCMVPPHEWVARKLAKTQISSFSMCEGVGRTLKGRDLSKMRNAVLTKTGFLE, from the coding sequence ATGGATTCACGAGCAAAAAGAAGTCAATCTAGTAGCAGAAAGGCTCCTGCTATGAGGCTAGAAGGGGAAGATGAGTTTCAAGAGGAAGATGTGTGGTCAGTTTTGAGAGAAGCAAAAACTCCAGGTCATGAAATTAAAGTACCCAAAAGTCATTTTACTTCACCATCTTCACCTACTTCTTTTACATCTTCACCGTGGAACATTCATAGAAGCAAGGAGGTCTCAGGGGAAAAACAGTCATCTGCACCTATGAATGTTCCTGATTGGTCCAAGGTTTATGGTAACGCAAAGAGCAAGGAGAGGACTATTCATAATTTGCATTCTCGCGATGAAGATGATGATGATGGTTGCATGGTTCCTCCACATGAATGGGTTGCAAGAAAGCTAGCGAAAACACAGATCTCATCTTTCTCTATGTGCGAAGGAGTTGGAAGAACACTCAAAGGAAGAGATCTAAGCAAAATGAGAAATGCTGTTTTGACAAAAACTGGATTCTTGGAGTAA